A region from the Variovorax paradoxus genome encodes:
- a CDS encoding hybrid-cluster NAD(P)-dependent oxidoreductase yields MTVSYLDLAQAPAAAWGPDDEWLECVRVRDETHDVRSFVFRAVEARSFRYRPGQFITLSLDIDGERVNRCYTLCSSPTRPDTLTITVKRVPGGRVSNWLHEHMRPGTRLSAAGPAGGFCFPPGPVRAPARGQLYLSGGSGITPLMSMSRAWSDLGLDADVQFIHAARTPQDIVFADELRLLARSLPRWRATMVCESRGSTPGYSGLLGRLGLPLLRAQVPDLLEREVWCCGPGPFMAAVRAMLAEAGFDMARYHEESFSFESLAPNTDEAAETSAEAGPAGTEAKRFVVTLKSRGERFECAADESILKAAQRAGIRWPFSCASGVCGTCRTRKLAGDIDMNQGGGLRPREVAQGWILPCCSKPLSDLELDR; encoded by the coding sequence ATGACGGTTTCCTACCTTGACCTGGCGCAAGCGCCCGCCGCTGCCTGGGGCCCCGACGACGAGTGGCTCGAATGCGTGCGGGTGCGCGACGAAACGCACGACGTGCGCAGCTTCGTGTTCCGCGCGGTGGAGGCGCGCAGCTTCCGCTACCGCCCCGGCCAGTTCATCACGCTGAGCCTGGACATCGACGGCGAGCGCGTGAACCGCTGCTACACGCTGTGCTCCAGCCCGACCCGGCCCGACACGCTGACCATCACCGTCAAGCGCGTGCCCGGCGGCCGCGTGTCGAACTGGCTGCACGAGCACATGCGCCCGGGCACGCGGCTGTCGGCGGCCGGCCCGGCCGGAGGCTTCTGCTTTCCGCCCGGACCGGTGCGGGCCCCCGCGCGAGGACAGCTCTACCTCTCGGGCGGCAGCGGCATCACGCCGCTGATGTCGATGTCCCGCGCCTGGAGCGACCTGGGACTGGACGCCGACGTGCAGTTCATCCACGCCGCCCGCACGCCGCAGGACATCGTCTTTGCCGACGAGCTCAGACTGCTGGCGCGTTCGCTGCCGCGCTGGCGCGCCACCATGGTGTGCGAGAGCCGCGGCAGCACGCCCGGCTACAGCGGCCTGCTGGGCCGCCTCGGCCTGCCGCTCCTGCGCGCCCAGGTGCCGGACCTGCTGGAACGCGAGGTCTGGTGCTGCGGCCCCGGCCCCTTCATGGCGGCGGTGCGCGCCATGCTGGCCGAGGCAGGCTTCGACATGGCGCGCTATCACGAAGAGAGCTTCTCGTTCGAGAGCCTGGCGCCGAACACGGACGAGGCGGCCGAGACATCCGCCGAAGCCGGCCCCGCCGGTACCGAGGCCAAGCGCTTCGTCGTCACGCTCAAGTCGCGCGGGGAACGCTTCGAATGCGCTGCCGACGAAAGCATCCTGAAGGCCGCGCAGCGCGCCGGCATTCGCTGGCCTTTCTCGTGCGCCAGCGGCGTGTGCGGCACCTGCCGCACACGCAAGCTCGCCGGCGACATCGACATGAACCAGGGCGGCGGACTGCGCCCGCGCGAGGTGGCGCAGGGCTGGATCCTGCCCTGCTGCAGCAAGCCGCTGAGCGACCTGGAACTCGACCGATAG